In Micromonospora sp. LH3U1, one genomic interval encodes:
- a CDS encoding ABC transporter permease — protein sequence MAHDSLYAAPPTAEAEPGAGRIASLRGLLGSWDAVIVAALVVAVLIAGLTVENFATGRNAQFLLLDLVPLALIALPMTLIVITGEIDLSVASMVGLCSSLMGQLWLSSGLSLELICVLVVLLGAVLGGVNGLFVTGFGLPSLAVTIGTLALYRGLSFVVLGDQAVADFPADWTAAVVRDIPGTSIPVVVVPLLLLAVVFAVVLHATPAGRALYAMGNNDQAARFTGVSVARTKFWLFVVSGAVCGLVGIFWTLRYASARGDNATGLELTVVTAVLLGGVSIFGGRGGLLGVLAGVLLLGVLRNALQLADIDANALTIVTGTLLIASVVLPNAVADVRARLHRRRQRHPVVP from the coding sequence ATGGCGCATGACAGCCTGTACGCGGCACCGCCCACCGCGGAGGCCGAGCCCGGCGCGGGCCGCATCGCCAGCCTGCGCGGGCTGCTCGGTAGCTGGGACGCGGTGATCGTCGCCGCTCTCGTGGTGGCCGTGCTGATTGCCGGCCTGACCGTGGAGAACTTCGCCACCGGTCGCAACGCGCAGTTCCTGCTGCTCGATCTGGTGCCGCTGGCGCTCATCGCGCTGCCGATGACCCTGATCGTGATCACCGGTGAGATCGACCTCTCGGTGGCCAGCATGGTCGGCCTGTGTAGCAGCCTGATGGGCCAGCTCTGGCTCTCCAGCGGGCTGTCCCTGGAGCTGATCTGCGTTCTCGTGGTGCTGCTCGGCGCCGTGCTCGGCGGGGTGAACGGCCTCTTCGTCACCGGCTTCGGCCTGCCGTCGCTGGCGGTCACCATCGGCACGCTCGCGCTCTACCGGGGGCTGTCCTTCGTGGTGCTCGGCGACCAGGCCGTCGCGGACTTCCCGGCCGACTGGACGGCCGCCGTGGTGCGCGACATTCCCGGTACGTCGATCCCGGTCGTGGTGGTGCCGCTGCTGCTGCTCGCGGTGGTCTTCGCGGTCGTGCTGCACGCCACCCCGGCCGGGCGGGCGCTCTACGCCATGGGCAACAACGATCAGGCCGCCAGGTTCACCGGCGTCTCGGTGGCCCGGACGAAGTTCTGGCTCTTCGTGGTCTCGGGTGCCGTCTGCGGGCTGGTCGGCATCTTCTGGACCCTCCGCTACGCCAGTGCCCGCGGCGACAACGCCACCGGCCTGGAGTTGACCGTGGTGACCGCCGTACTGCTCGGGGGTGTGTCGATCTTCGGTGGTCGAGGTGGTCTGCTCGGCGTGCTGGCGGGCGTCCTCCTCCTCGGCGTCCTCCGCAACGCGCTGCAGCTCGCCGACATCGACGCCAACGCGCTGACGATCGTCACCG
- a CDS encoding ABC transporter permease has protein sequence MSLTDAGAPERAAVDGPTDPGRQRRGLTERLLAVRELSLLIALGLLVLVTTLRNDRFLTGQSVKDLLLGCAILVILAVGQTLVIVTRNVDLSVGSILGLVAFATGTLFVSAPGTPWPVALVLGVALGALCGVVNGGLIAVARVPALVITLGTLYAFRGVDYYWASGRQINAADMPPSFLRLGNQTVLGVPVLFLVALVVVAALGFYLRSYRSGRELYAIGSEPAAARLSGIPVGRRVFAVFVANGALAGLAGVLYAARFGTLDAAAGTGLELQVVAAAVVGGVAIFGGSGSAYGAALGAVLLTTIGSSLAVLRIDPFWQQAVVGALILAAIGLDRLLALRVAARLRGRSAHGA, from the coding sequence ATGAGCCTCACTGACGCCGGCGCGCCCGAGCGGGCCGCCGTGGACGGCCCGACCGACCCCGGCCGGCAGCGCCGCGGCCTCACCGAGCGGCTGCTGGCCGTACGCGAGCTGAGCCTGCTGATCGCGCTCGGCCTGCTGGTCCTGGTCACCACCCTGCGCAACGACCGGTTCCTCACTGGCCAGAGCGTCAAGGACCTGCTGCTGGGCTGCGCGATCCTGGTGATCCTGGCGGTCGGCCAGACCCTGGTCATCGTCACCCGCAACGTCGACCTCTCCGTCGGCTCGATCCTGGGTCTGGTCGCCTTCGCCACCGGCACGCTGTTCGTCTCCGCGCCCGGCACCCCGTGGCCGGTGGCGCTCGTCCTGGGCGTCGCGCTGGGCGCGCTCTGCGGGGTTGTCAACGGTGGCCTGATCGCGGTGGCACGGGTGCCCGCCCTGGTCATCACCCTCGGCACCCTCTACGCCTTCCGCGGCGTCGACTACTACTGGGCGTCCGGGCGCCAGATCAACGCCGCCGACATGCCCCCGTCGTTCCTGCGGCTGGGCAACCAGACGGTGCTCGGCGTACCCGTGCTGTTCCTCGTCGCGCTGGTCGTGGTCGCCGCCCTCGGCTTCTACCTGCGGTCGTACCGCAGTGGCCGGGAGCTCTACGCGATCGGTTCCGAACCGGCCGCCGCCCGGCTCTCCGGCATCCCGGTGGGCCGGCGGGTGTTCGCCGTGTTCGTCGCCAACGGCGCGCTCGCCGGCCTCGCCGGCGTGCTCTACGCGGCCCGGTTCGGGACCCTGGACGCGGCCGCCGGCACAGGTCTGGAACTCCAGGTCGTCGCAGCGGCGGTGGTCGGCGGGGTGGCGATCTTCGGCGGCAGCGGCAGCGCCTACGGCGCGGCGCTCGGCGCCGTGCTGCTGACCACGATCGGCAGCTCACTCGCCGTCCTGCGTATCGACCCGTTCTGGCAGCAGGCCGTGGTCGGCGCACTCATCCTTGCCGCCATCGGGCTGGACCGGCTCCTGGCCCTGCGGGTGGCGGCCCGGCTCCGAGGGAGAAGCGCCCATGGCGCATGA